A genomic segment from Candidatus Binatia bacterium encodes:
- a CDS encoding type II toxin-antitoxin system Phd/YefM family antitoxin: MSDAWQLQRAKAELSKLIETSIAKGPQTITRHGRPAAVVVSAADYKTLRRRTPNFKAFLRKAPLYQLDLRRSRDRGRKVDL; the protein is encoded by the coding sequence ATGAGTGATGCGTGGCAATTGCAGCGGGCAAAGGCGGAACTCAGCAAGCTGATTGAGACCAGCATAGCCAAGGGTCCGCAGACCATCACGCGGCACGGCCGGCCAGCGGCGGTGGTCGTGAGCGCCGCCGACTACAAGACACTGAGGCGGCGTACGCCCAACTTCAAAGCCTTTCTCCGGAAGGCACCGCTGTACCAGCTCGATCTGAGGCGGAGCCGCGACCGTGGCCGCAAGGTCGATCTGTGA